In one Candidatus Binataceae bacterium genomic region, the following are encoded:
- a CDS encoding MaoC family dehydratase: MTAEIFAPNEVYVGRDFGGIECAIDNTVIENFIAATGDDNPAYRGDSPLGGPLAPALTVHSAVFRNRDWYLPNLFGNLHARQEWQGFAPIRPGDRLHTRSVIVDRYIKRDREYVVNECLLLDEQGKVIQRSRTHQSFLLNQGGGFAVDREREKSTARSFNVGERGGELIETPMRTISQAMCMAFSGPSLNYHTDADEARKLGFPAIVVQGMWSVCLIAEMMTRRFGLGFMIGGRFDLRLVNVLWAEESSRARGRILERRPEGSRTRAEVEVWSEKSDGTKTIVGSASALEL; encoded by the coding sequence ATCGAAAACTTCATCGCCGCCACCGGCGACGACAATCCCGCGTATCGCGGCGATTCCCCGCTCGGCGGACCGCTGGCCCCGGCCCTGACGGTCCACTCGGCGGTCTTCCGCAATCGCGATTGGTACCTGCCGAACCTGTTCGGCAATCTCCACGCGCGGCAGGAGTGGCAGGGCTTTGCGCCGATTCGCCCCGGCGACCGCCTGCACACGCGCTCGGTGATAGTCGATCGCTATATCAAGCGCGACCGCGAGTACGTGGTCAACGAATGCCTCCTGCTCGACGAGCAGGGAAAGGTGATCCAGCGCAGTCGCACCCATCAGAGCTTTCTGCTGAATCAGGGCGGCGGCTTCGCCGTCGATCGCGAGCGCGAGAAATCCACAGCGCGCAGCTTCAATGTCGGCGAGCGTGGCGGCGAGCTGATCGAAACCCCCATGCGCACGATCTCGCAAGCGATGTGCATGGCCTTCTCCGGGCCGAGCCTCAACTATCACACCGACGCCGACGAGGCGCGCAAGCTCGGCTTTCCGGCGATCGTGGTGCAGGGCATGTGGTCGGTCTGCCTGATCGCCGAAATGATGACCCGGCGCTTCGGCCTCGGCTTCATGATCGGCGGGCGCTTCGACCTGCGGCTCGTCAATGTGCTGTGGGCGGAGGAAAGCTCGCGAGCGCGCGGACGAATTCTCGAGCGGCGGCCGGAAGGCTCGCGCACTCGCGCCGAAGTCGAGGTCTGGTCAGAGAAGAGCGACGGCACAAAGACGATCGTCGGGAGCGCAAGCGCACTAGAACTTTAG
- a CDS encoding aminopeptidase P N-terminal domain-containing protein — protein sequence MSISTLEIGENDGQLNSSAGREIFAGRRKRFLNALGGAVAILPSAPVAIRSGDVEFIYRQDNDFYYLTGFSEPDAVALFAPGQPDEFILFLRPRDKTRETWTGRRAGVEGAVADYGADKAYVIDDLNRVLPGFLDRAERIYFPLGLNPAADSHVLEMIKASAAMRPRTGTGPHAILDPREILHEMRLFKRPEELATMRRAIAISHTAHEAAMHEARGGMMEWEIEALVNYSFRKRGAAGPSYPSIVASGPNAATLHYINNDRAMRTGELLLIDAGCEYDFYASDVTRTFPIGAAFTPLQRDLYEIVLAAQLKAIAAIKPGVKFDDAHQAAVGVLVEGMCNIGLLTESPGEALEKDSFRRYYMHRTSHWLGMDVHDVGLYRVGGESRTLEPGMILTAEPGIYIAPDDDSAPEEFRGIGIRIEDDVLVTPDGHEVMTAAIPKSIAAIEALTRP from the coding sequence GTGTCAATCAGTACTTTGGAAATTGGCGAAAACGACGGGCAGTTGAACTCCAGCGCGGGCCGCGAGATTTTTGCGGGGCGCCGCAAGCGCTTCCTCAATGCGCTCGGCGGCGCAGTCGCGATTCTGCCGAGCGCACCGGTTGCAATCCGCTCCGGCGACGTCGAGTTCATCTATCGCCAGGACAACGATTTTTACTACCTGACCGGCTTCAGCGAGCCCGACGCGGTCGCGCTCTTCGCGCCCGGTCAGCCCGACGAATTCATCCTCTTCCTCCGGCCTCGCGACAAAACGCGCGAAACCTGGACCGGACGCCGCGCCGGAGTCGAAGGCGCGGTCGCCGATTACGGCGCGGACAAGGCCTACGTAATCGATGACCTCAATCGGGTGCTGCCGGGGTTCCTCGACCGCGCCGAACGCATCTACTTCCCGCTCGGGCTCAATCCCGCCGCCGACAGCCATGTGCTCGAGATGATCAAGGCCTCTGCCGCGATGCGTCCGCGCACCGGCACGGGCCCGCACGCGATCCTCGACCCGCGCGAAATCCTCCACGAGATGCGCCTGTTCAAGCGTCCCGAGGAGCTCGCCACGATGCGCCGGGCGATCGCGATCTCCCATACCGCGCACGAAGCGGCGATGCACGAGGCGCGCGGCGGCATGATGGAATGGGAGATCGAGGCGCTGGTCAACTACAGCTTTCGCAAGCGCGGCGCCGCGGGCCCGAGCTATCCCTCGATCGTCGCCTCGGGCCCTAACGCGGCGACGCTGCATTACATCAATAACGATCGCGCGATGCGCACCGGCGAGCTGCTGCTGATCGACGCCGGCTGCGAGTACGACTTTTACGCCTCCGACGTTACGCGCACCTTTCCGATAGGCGCCGCCTTCACCCCGCTTCAGCGCGACCTTTACGAAATTGTTCTCGCGGCGCAGCTAAAGGCGATCGCGGCAATCAAGCCCGGCGTGAAGTTCGACGATGCGCATCAGGCGGCGGTCGGCGTGCTGGTCGAGGGTATGTGCAATATCGGGCTGCTGACGGAATCGCCCGGGGAGGCGCTCGAGAAGGATTCGTTCCGCCGCTATTACATGCATCGAACGAGCCACTGGCTGGGGATGGACGTTCACGACGTCGGGCTCTATCGCGTCGGCGGCGAATCCCGCACGCTCGAACCCGGCATGATTCTCACCGCGGAACCGGGCATCTATATCGCGCCCGACGACGATAGTGCGCCGGAGGAGTTCCGCGGCATCGGCATCCGGATCGAGGACGACGTGCTGGTGACGCCGGACGGCCACGAAGTGATGACCGCCGCGATCCCGAAATCGATCGCCGCGATTGAAGCGCTGACGCGCCCTTAG
- a CDS encoding class I SAM-dependent methyltransferase: MATASAPFDLEKAKKTAEQVFGLLGGALVSAMIYLGDRMGLYSALNGAGPVTSVELAKKTGLHERWIREWLEGQAAAGLIDYKGEGRFALSAETAMVLADESSPFFLGGGFGSLPQQMAVLERLPEAFKSGVGLSYDALGAEVNRGVERLLAPWFRTQLVPVAIPRLDGVAAKLATGAKVADVGCGAGVALIEMAKAYPRSKFHGYDIAKIPLARATANAKQAGIANVTFHDAGVDPLPSDASCDFITTFDCLHDMTRPDLVIRAIRSAIKPDGTWLIADVHGQPTFEQNLSDNPLAALMYGFSVLCCMSSALSEPGGLGLGTLGFPEPVARKMTAEAGFTRFVVKDFENPINAYYEVRP; the protein is encoded by the coding sequence ATGGCGACGGCATCTGCGCCTTTTGACCTCGAGAAAGCGAAAAAGACTGCGGAGCAGGTCTTCGGCTTGCTCGGCGGCGCGCTGGTCTCGGCGATGATTTATCTCGGCGACCGGATGGGGCTGTACTCAGCGCTCAACGGCGCGGGGCCGGTTACGAGCGTCGAGCTGGCGAAGAAAACCGGACTGCACGAGCGTTGGATTCGTGAATGGCTGGAGGGGCAGGCCGCCGCCGGGCTGATCGATTACAAGGGCGAGGGCCGCTTTGCGTTGAGTGCGGAAACCGCGATGGTGTTGGCAGACGAATCCAGCCCATTCTTTCTGGGCGGCGGTTTCGGCAGTCTGCCGCAGCAGATGGCGGTGCTCGAGCGGCTGCCGGAGGCGTTCAAGAGCGGCGTCGGCTTGAGTTACGACGCGCTCGGCGCGGAGGTGAACCGCGGCGTCGAACGGCTGCTGGCGCCGTGGTTCCGCACGCAACTGGTGCCGGTCGCAATCCCACGACTCGACGGCGTCGCGGCCAAACTAGCGACCGGAGCTAAGGTTGCCGATGTCGGCTGCGGCGCCGGCGTCGCGCTGATCGAGATGGCCAAGGCCTACCCGCGCTCGAAGTTTCACGGCTACGATATCGCGAAGATCCCGCTCGCCCGTGCCACCGCGAATGCCAAGCAGGCGGGAATCGCGAACGTGACCTTTCATGACGCCGGCGTCGATCCCCTGCCCTCGGATGCGAGCTGTGATTTCATCACGACCTTCGATTGCCTGCACGACATGACGCGACCCGACCTCGTGATTCGCGCGATCCGCTCGGCGATCAAGCCCGACGGCACCTGGCTTATCGCGGACGTCCATGGCCAGCCGACCTTCGAGCAAAATCTGTCGGACAACCCGCTCGCCGCTCTGATGTATGGCTTCTCGGTGCTCTGCTGCATGTCGTCGGCGCTGTCGGAACCGGGCGGTCTGGGTTTGGGGACGCTCGGATTTCCCGAGCCGGTAGCGCGCAAGATGACCGCGGAGGCGGGCTTCACGCGTTTCGTCGTGAAGGATTTCGAGAACCCGATCAATGCATATTACGAGGTGCGTCCTTAG
- a CDS encoding cysteine hydrolase translates to MHNYVLPASVKARVVSRMGKLLAHDTIDAAHTALVVIDMQNYYCAPGFPLEVPMARAIVPNINRMAAAMRAAGGVVVWVQMTAAGASQHWRNFTTRMLTLERQQKRIAGLDESSEGFKLFPGLEVLASDMWVRKIKYSALVPGSSNLDAQLRARAIDTLLIAGTATNVCCESTARDAMMLDYKVIMLSDANAALTDEEHAGALNTFAMFFGDVMSTDQAIGRLAAISDDKSG, encoded by the coding sequence ATGCACAACTATGTCTTACCCGCGTCAGTGAAGGCGCGCGTCGTGAGCCGGATGGGCAAGCTGCTGGCCCACGATACGATCGACGCAGCCCACACTGCACTAGTCGTCATCGACATGCAGAACTATTATTGCGCGCCGGGCTTTCCGCTTGAGGTGCCGATGGCGCGCGCGATCGTGCCGAACATCAACCGCATGGCCGCGGCGATGCGTGCGGCCGGCGGCGTCGTGGTGTGGGTCCAGATGACCGCGGCCGGCGCGTCCCAGCATTGGCGCAACTTCACGACGCGCATGCTGACTCTGGAGCGCCAGCAGAAGCGGATTGCCGGGCTCGACGAGTCCTCGGAAGGTTTCAAATTGTTCCCGGGTCTTGAGGTGCTCGCAAGCGATATGTGGGTCAGAAAGATCAAGTACAGCGCCCTCGTGCCCGGCTCATCGAACCTCGACGCGCAGCTCAGAGCCCGCGCTATCGATACGCTGCTGATCGCCGGCACGGCCACAAATGTCTGCTGCGAGTCCACTGCGCGCGACGCGATGATGCTCGACTACAAAGTCATCATGCTGTCGGACGCCAACGCGGCATTGACTGATGAGGAGCACGCCGGTGCACTCAACACCTTCGCGATGTTCTTCGGCGACGTGATGAGCACCGACCAGGCGATCGGACGGCTCGCTGCGATCTCGGACGACAAAAGCGGGTGA
- a CDS encoding cupin domain-containing protein, translated as MEDAKEAVPLLDVEKRIHHASRPGLRIAEFTITPMQKIPWHCHSAAQDTFLVLEGQIRLFLRDPKEEVRLAPGETRSVLPKRPHLVTNGGETAATFLVIHFGEYDFIPLT; from the coding sequence ATGGAAGACGCAAAGGAAGCGGTCCCTCTTCTTGACGTAGAAAAGCGGATCCACCATGCCTCCCGTCCGGGGCTCCGAATCGCTGAGTTCACGATTACCCCGATGCAGAAGATACCTTGGCACTGCCACTCGGCCGCACAGGACACCTTTCTCGTTCTAGAGGGACAGATCCGGCTCTTCCTGCGCGACCCCAAGGAGGAGGTGCGCCTCGCGCCGGGCGAAACCCGTTCAGTGCTGCCCAAGCGTCCTCACCTGGTTACTAACGGCGGCGAGACCGCAGCGACTTTCCTGGTTATCCATTTCGGCGAGTATGACTTCATCCCACTCACATAA
- a CDS encoding enoyl-CoA hydratase-related protein: MPDEVLQIERSENHVTLTLNRPEKRNAMNRAMLEALEGALATVQEDKAVRAVIIRGAGRGFCSGLDLRDIEQLGTGGTTFDQVIKRLGQLTVPTIAEVHGEALTGGLVLALFCDLRIAGAGARLGMTPARIGYLPTYWIFRKFVEIVGPANAAEILYLADPVDSARAREMGLVHKVVPDAELHSAATAWAAKIAGNAPLSVGAMKQTLARVMSHAFEVEHKDLDELGMRVRSSADAKEGVRAFLEKRKPVWKGQ, from the coding sequence ATGCCTGACGAAGTCTTGCAGATTGAACGATCCGAGAATCACGTCACGCTGACGCTCAATCGGCCCGAGAAGCGTAACGCGATGAATCGCGCGATGCTCGAGGCGCTCGAAGGCGCACTCGCTACTGTGCAGGAAGATAAGGCAGTGCGCGCAGTGATTATCCGCGGCGCCGGGCGCGGCTTCTGCTCCGGCCTCGACCTGCGCGATATCGAGCAACTGGGCACCGGCGGCACCACCTTCGACCAGGTGATCAAGCGGCTCGGTCAATTGACCGTGCCGACGATCGCGGAGGTCCATGGCGAGGCGCTGACCGGCGGACTCGTGCTCGCGCTGTTCTGCGATCTAAGAATCGCAGGCGCGGGCGCACGGCTCGGGATGACACCAGCGCGCATCGGCTATCTGCCGACCTACTGGATTTTCCGCAAATTCGTCGAGATCGTCGGGCCCGCCAACGCCGCTGAGATCCTCTACCTCGCCGACCCGGTCGATTCCGCCCGCGCGCGCGAGATGGGCCTGGTGCACAAGGTCGTCCCGGATGCCGAGCTTCACTCCGCTGCGACCGCATGGGCGGCGAAGATCGCGGGCAACGCTCCCCTCTCCGTCGGCGCGATGAAGCAGACTCTCGCGCGCGTCATGAGCCACGCCTTTGAGGTCGAGCACAAGGATCTCGACGAGCTCGGGATGCGCGTGCGCAGCAGCGCGGACGCCAAGGAAGGCGTCCGCGCGTTTCTGGAAAAACGCAAACCCGTGTGGAAAGGACAATGA
- a CDS encoding cupin domain-containing protein, whose translation MPNKDFEVRQLLKAYRKGVISEELFAQQMDQLVESKDGTAVPNVFSYRGDGAKMAQQMLGRTPQSESMVFTLPPGFGGDHENTHRGDQLIYVIEGKATCRVAGKECEIKAGDFVTIPAGAPHALRTGADRLFALTVFAPPETQ comes from the coding sequence ATGCCGAACAAGGATTTTGAAGTACGACAGTTGCTCAAGGCGTATCGCAAGGGGGTCATCTCGGAAGAGCTCTTTGCCCAGCAGATGGACCAGCTCGTGGAAAGCAAGGACGGAACGGCGGTTCCGAACGTCTTTTCCTATCGCGGCGACGGGGCCAAGATGGCGCAGCAAATGCTCGGCAGAACTCCACAATCCGAATCCATGGTCTTTACGCTTCCGCCGGGATTCGGCGGTGATCATGAGAACACTCATCGAGGGGACCAGCTCATCTATGTGATCGAGGGCAAAGCAACGTGCCGGGTCGCCGGCAAGGAGTGCGAGATCAAAGCGGGTGATTTTGTGACGATTCCCGCCGGCGCACCACATGCGCTGCGCACCGGCGCCGATCGGCTGTTCGCCCTGACGGTCTTCGCGCCGCCGGAAACACAGTGA
- a CDS encoding D-2-hydroxyacid dehydrogenase family protein: protein MNPLLKIAILDDYVQIALQSADWSVLQGKADITVFDRHLSEDEAASVLQPFDVLCTVRERMSLPRSLFARLPNLKLVTIIGMSLPNLDMAAATEHGVIVAHSNFSNPIYAGVLNATPELTWGLMIAVVRHFDLASRRMRAGGWQSTVGTILAGRTLGLLGLGRIGKRMAAYGQAFGMPVIAWSQNLTEQAAAAVGVRRVEKDALFRLADVLSIHVQLSERTRGLVTARELALMKPEAYLINTSRGPIVVEADLIAALRTGRIAGAGLDVFDVEPPAADHPFYAMDNVTVTPHLGYVTRETLTAFYTDTVEAVSAFADGAPIRVANLEALTHPKQRRS from the coding sequence GTGAACCCGCTGCTCAAGATCGCGATCCTCGACGACTACGTCCAGATCGCACTTCAATCGGCCGATTGGTCGGTGCTTCAAGGTAAGGCGGATATCACCGTCTTCGATCGGCATCTGTCTGAGGACGAGGCGGCCTCGGTACTGCAGCCCTTCGATGTCCTCTGCACGGTCCGCGAACGGATGAGTTTGCCACGCAGTTTGTTCGCGCGCTTGCCCAATCTCAAGCTGGTCACCATCATCGGGATGTCCCTGCCCAATCTGGACATGGCGGCGGCAACCGAGCACGGCGTGATCGTCGCCCACTCCAACTTTTCCAACCCCATATATGCGGGCGTCCTCAATGCGACTCCAGAACTTACTTGGGGGCTGATGATCGCCGTCGTGCGCCATTTTGACCTCGCGAGCCGGCGGATGCGCGCCGGTGGATGGCAGAGCACAGTGGGAACGATCCTGGCAGGCCGCACGCTCGGGCTTCTCGGGCTGGGTCGCATCGGCAAGCGAATGGCCGCCTACGGCCAGGCTTTCGGGATGCCGGTGATCGCCTGGAGCCAGAATCTAACCGAGCAGGCTGCCGCGGCGGTCGGGGTGCGGCGTGTCGAGAAGGACGCGCTGTTCCGCCTTGCCGACGTGCTCTCGATCCACGTCCAGCTCAGCGAGCGTACCCGGGGCTTGGTCACGGCGCGCGAGCTCGCTCTGATGAAGCCTGAGGCCTATCTGATCAATACCTCGCGCGGGCCGATCGTGGTCGAGGCCGATCTGATCGCGGCACTGCGGACCGGCCGGATCGCCGGTGCCGGGCTCGACGTCTTCGATGTCGAGCCCCCTGCCGCTGATCATCCTTTCTACGCGATGGATAACGTCACCGTTACCCCGCACCTCGGCTACGTCACGCGCGAGACGCTGACTGCCTTTTACACCGATACGGTGGAGGCAGTGAGCGCCTTCGCTGATGGCGCCCCAATCCGGGTCGCGAACCTCGAAGCGTTGACGCACCCAAAGCAGCGAAGATCGTGA
- a CDS encoding NAD(P)/FAD-dependent oxidoreductase, with amino-acid sequence MSEAVTEPTPSHIPTSEELGFDPGLLRERYAAERAKRLRADGNSQYQEITGQFEHFNVDPYVKPGFTRDALHEDLEVVIIGGGFGAMLAAVRLQEAGLNHFRIIEKAGDFGGTWYWNRYPGAQCDVEGYLYLPLLEETGYIPKERYSFAPEISAHAQRIGKHFHLYEKACFQTRIKEARWDDAVKRWTVTTDRGDEFKTRFVIMSSGPLNKPKLPGIAGIEKFKGHTFHTSRWDYDYTGGDTTGGLHKLKDKRVGIIGTGATAIQCIPHLGEHAQQLYVFQRTPSSVDERNNTPTDPAWAKKLKPGWQEYRNRNFTALLDGIELEHDEVRDKWTSPLKKLGELISNRQDSKLSADDRAALAEIADFQKMNEIRGRVASTVSDPATAEALKPWFGQWCKRPTFNDDYLPTFNRSNVKLVDTGGKGIERVTETGVVVDGVEYPVDCLIFATGFEVGTAYTRRAEFAMYGRDGLALGDYWANGMRTYHGFLSHGFPNCFHMGLTQTGLTANFTYMLNKQAHHVAQLITLVNRRNAKSIEPTPEAEAEWVRIVNNPNPMTNYQSVCTPGYYNGEGTSEGGFLQAVYPNGALAFFDLLARWREQGDFEGLVVR; translated from the coding sequence ATGAGTGAAGCAGTCACTGAACCCACACCCAGTCACATCCCAACCTCTGAAGAGCTCGGCTTCGACCCCGGGTTATTGCGGGAGCGATACGCCGCCGAACGCGCCAAGCGGCTGCGCGCCGACGGCAATAGCCAGTATCAGGAGATCACCGGGCAGTTCGAGCACTTCAACGTCGATCCGTACGTCAAGCCAGGCTTCACGCGCGACGCGCTGCACGAAGACCTCGAAGTGGTGATCATCGGCGGCGGCTTTGGCGCAATGCTGGCCGCAGTGCGGCTGCAAGAGGCCGGGCTCAACCACTTCCGCATCATCGAGAAAGCCGGGGATTTTGGCGGCACCTGGTACTGGAACCGCTATCCCGGCGCCCAGTGCGACGTCGAAGGCTACCTTTATCTGCCGCTGCTGGAAGAGACCGGCTACATTCCCAAGGAAAGGTACTCTTTCGCGCCGGAGATTTCTGCTCACGCTCAACGGATCGGCAAGCATTTCCATCTTTACGAGAAAGCCTGCTTCCAGACTAGGATCAAAGAGGCGCGCTGGGACGATGCGGTAAAACGCTGGACGGTTACGACCGATCGCGGCGATGAGTTCAAGACGCGCTTCGTGATCATGTCGAGCGGGCCGCTGAACAAGCCCAAGTTGCCCGGCATTGCGGGGATCGAGAAATTCAAGGGACATACCTTCCACACCAGTCGCTGGGACTACGACTATACCGGCGGCGACACCACCGGCGGCTTGCACAAACTCAAGGACAAGCGCGTCGGGATCATCGGGACCGGGGCCACCGCAATCCAGTGCATACCCCATCTGGGCGAACACGCGCAGCAGCTCTACGTCTTTCAGCGCACACCCTCCTCGGTCGACGAACGCAACAATACGCCGACCGATCCCGCATGGGCGAAAAAGCTCAAGCCCGGATGGCAGGAATATCGCAACCGCAACTTCACCGCCCTCCTCGATGGCATCGAGCTCGAGCACGATGAGGTCCGTGACAAGTGGACGAGCCCACTCAAGAAGCTCGGCGAGCTGATCTCAAACCGGCAGGACTCGAAGCTCTCTGCCGATGATCGGGCGGCGCTGGCCGAGATCGCCGACTTTCAGAAGATGAACGAGATTCGCGGCCGCGTCGCTTCGACAGTAAGTGATCCGGCAACGGCTGAGGCGCTCAAGCCCTGGTTCGGGCAATGGTGCAAACGGCCGACCTTCAACGACGACTATCTGCCGACCTTCAACCGCTCCAACGTCAAGCTGGTGGACACCGGCGGCAAGGGTATTGAGCGAGTGACTGAGACCGGCGTGGTGGTGGACGGCGTCGAGTATCCAGTGGACTGCCTGATCTTCGCTACGGGATTCGAGGTGGGCACGGCCTACACGCGGCGGGCCGAGTTCGCGATGTATGGCCGCGACGGTCTCGCGCTCGGCGACTATTGGGCGAACGGGATGCGCACCTATCACGGCTTCCTGAGTCACGGGTTTCCGAACTGCTTTCATATGGGGCTGACCCAGACTGGCCTGACCGCGAACTTCACCTACATGCTCAACAAGCAGGCCCATCACGTTGCCCAACTAATCACGCTGGTCAATCGGCGCAATGCGAAATCGATCGAGCCAACGCCCGAGGCCGAGGCCGAGTGGGTGCGGATCGTGAACAACCCCAACCCCATGACGAACTATCAAAGCGTCTGTACGCCGGGCTACTACAATGGCGAGGGCACGAGCGAGGGTGGCTTCCTCCAAGCGGTGTACCCCAATGGCGCGCTGGCCTTTTTCGACCTGCTCGCCCGTTGGCGCGAGCAAGGCGACTTCGAAGGTCTCGTCGTGAGGTGA
- a CDS encoding MarC family protein — MTQSVNGVADTFLLVYAGLFPIVNPIGGAPIFLGLTRLCTEKERNALALRVTRNSFFLLLGSLFAGSYVLEFFGITLPVVRVAGGLVVTATGWNLLQAGDYGNDEPTAQRPVISSDGFYPLTMPITVGPGSIAVAITLGSQRPRVALPEIALLGGAAAAGLVAIAATIFVCYRFAERTVGGLGKDGTNVLVRLSAFILLCIGIEIIWNGYSVLVRSVG, encoded by the coding sequence ATGACACAGTCCGTGAACGGCGTCGCTGACACGTTTCTGTTGGTTTACGCGGGGTTGTTCCCGATCGTAAACCCGATCGGTGGCGCGCCAATCTTCCTGGGCTTGACCCGACTGTGCACCGAAAAAGAGCGCAACGCACTTGCGCTGCGGGTCACGCGCAACAGCTTCTTCCTGCTGCTCGGCTCCCTGTTCGCCGGCTCATACGTGCTGGAGTTCTTTGGCATCACCTTGCCGGTCGTGCGTGTCGCCGGCGGGCTCGTCGTCACCGCCACCGGCTGGAATCTGCTCCAGGCAGGAGACTATGGCAACGACGAGCCGACCGCGCAGCGGCCAGTGATCTCGAGCGATGGGTTTTATCCCCTTACCATGCCGATTACTGTGGGCCCTGGGTCGATCGCGGTGGCTATCACACTTGGCAGCCAGCGGCCGCGAGTGGCGCTACCCGAGATTGCACTACTGGGCGGTGCGGCCGCTGCGGGCCTGGTCGCGATCGCCGCGACCATATTCGTATGCTACCGCTTTGCCGAGAGGACCGTCGGAGGGCTGGGTAAAGACGGAACCAATGTGTTGGTGCGGCTGTCGGCCTTCATCCTGCTCTGCATTGGTATCGAAATTATCTGGAACGGCTACAGCGTCCTCGTCCGGTCCGTCGGCTAG
- a CDS encoding DUF177 domain-containing protein yields the protein MKLRVDDITAEARELSFAEPAAEINRELRSGPIAEYFLTQPVAVDISHYRAGAEVFLSGSIAAAARANCARCAEEFTATRERPFRYVLAPKAIASDDDKDLRDEDLEFSLYDGDHIDLTPLVREQVLLALTERPLCREDCRGLCPRCGINRNEATCNCRSEPADTRLAVLRTLKVGRG from the coding sequence ATGAAACTGCGCGTCGATGACATAACTGCCGAAGCGCGCGAGCTCTCCTTCGCCGAGCCCGCGGCTGAAATTAACCGCGAGCTCCGTAGCGGCCCCATCGCCGAATATTTCCTGACGCAGCCCGTCGCGGTGGACATCAGCCACTATCGCGCCGGCGCCGAGGTCTTCCTCAGCGGCTCCATCGCCGCCGCTGCGCGCGCCAATTGCGCCCGCTGCGCCGAGGAGTTCACGGCGACCCGCGAGCGGCCCTTCCGCTACGTCCTGGCGCCGAAAGCGATCGCCTCTGACGATGACAAGGATTTGCGCGACGAAGACCTCGAATTCTCGCTTTACGACGGCGATCACATCGACCTCACGCCACTCGTGCGCGAGCAGGTGCTGCTTGCCCTCACCGAGCGCCCGCTCTGCCGCGAGGATTGCCGCGGGCTGTGTCCGCGATGCGGTATCAATCGCAACGAAGCAACCTGCAACTGCCGCTCAGAACCCGCCGATACGCGCCTGGCCGTGCTGCGCACGCTGAAAGTCGGGCGGGGATAG
- the rpmF gene encoding 50S ribosomal protein L32, with protein MQAPKRRTSHSKRNKRRAHDALTPVNPHACASCGEPVMPHRVCRHCGIYRGREMAPVAE; from the coding sequence ATGCAAGCACCCAAACGTCGCACTTCGCACTCGAAACGCAACAAGCGCCGCGCCCATGACGCGCTGACGCCGGTAAACCCGCACGCCTGCGCGAGTTGCGGCGAACCTGTCATGCCTCATCGCGTCTGCCGTCATTGCGGCATCTACCGCGGCCGCGAAATGGCGCCGGTGGCTGAATAA